A DNA window from Heliomicrobium undosum contains the following coding sequences:
- a CDS encoding sigma 54-interacting transcriptional regulator, with protein sequence MQQRDEIVTQLFNWVAIINASHNPIIATDHEGLVRVFNKAASRAFGKEARDVIGMPFEAVVPKCRLRETIQTGQPLTGLRLNYQDRIFFVNLTPILRKQRLVGAVAIFQDVTELESVVEELNRVKELKGTLETILEAAYDGIIVVNAEGIITMVNQAYCNFLGFRESDLLGRHVADMVEGTRMHIVLQTGQAEVGDLQRTGGHDYIAMRIPIVKDGQVVGAVGKIMFKNVNELNALASKINSLQKELHYYKVELQKYRGARYSFDAVAGASYAIRMIKDTARRVARTDSIVLLRGESGTGKQLLAHAIHIESERKEGPFIQISCSGIGPEALEIELFGGAVDAPGTSSSGKFALAHRGTLHITDIGDMPLPAQTRLIRLLQGQLPLVDSPDGPVTADVRLIVSTNRHLEEMVRKDLFREDLYNRLNVISLFIPPLRDRKEDIPELVSVFIQNFNRQFGFSVQNVTREAMQVLIKYHWPGNVRELHSMIERTYDLVKGDTIDVGHLPMHLQKYNHTDKTAPQSQSLQALLEQTEKTAILQAMQAANGNKVQAAHLLGISRAGLYQKLAKYHIEE encoded by the coding sequence GTGCAACAACGGGATGAGATTGTCACCCAACTATTCAATTGGGTGGCCATCATCAACGCTTCCCACAACCCCATCATCGCCACTGACCATGAGGGGCTGGTGCGCGTCTTCAACAAGGCCGCCTCCCGCGCCTTTGGCAAAGAGGCCCGCGACGTCATCGGAATGCCCTTCGAGGCTGTCGTCCCCAAGTGCCGTCTCCGGGAGACGATTCAAACGGGCCAACCCCTGACTGGCCTGCGCCTTAATTACCAGGACCGGATCTTTTTCGTCAACCTGACCCCCATCCTGCGCAAACAGCGCCTCGTCGGCGCCGTGGCGATCTTTCAGGATGTGACCGAGTTGGAGTCCGTTGTGGAGGAACTCAACCGGGTCAAGGAATTGAAGGGCACCTTGGAGACGATCCTGGAGGCCGCCTATGACGGGATCATCGTCGTCAACGCCGAGGGCATCATCACCATGGTCAATCAAGCCTACTGCAACTTCCTCGGTTTTCGCGAGTCCGATCTGCTGGGCCGCCATGTGGCCGACATGGTCGAGGGGACGCGCATGCATATCGTTTTGCAGACAGGACAAGCCGAAGTAGGGGATTTACAGCGCACCGGCGGCCATGACTACATCGCCATGCGCATCCCCATTGTCAAAGACGGCCAGGTCGTCGGGGCTGTCGGCAAGATCATGTTCAAAAACGTAAACGAACTGAATGCGCTGGCTTCGAAGATCAATTCCCTGCAAAAGGAACTCCATTACTACAAGGTGGAACTGCAAAAGTACCGGGGCGCCCGCTACAGCTTTGACGCCGTCGCCGGCGCCAGCTACGCCATCCGGATGATCAAGGATACGGCCCGGCGGGTGGCCCGCACCGATTCGATCGTCCTGCTCCGGGGAGAGAGCGGCACAGGCAAACAACTGCTGGCCCATGCCATCCACATCGAGTCGGAACGAAAAGAGGGCCCCTTCATCCAGATCAGTTGCAGCGGCATCGGACCGGAAGCCCTCGAGATCGAACTATTCGGCGGCGCTGTCGACGCGCCGGGGACATCATCGTCAGGCAAGTTTGCCCTCGCCCACCGGGGGACGCTGCACATCACCGATATCGGCGACATGCCCCTGCCTGCGCAAACCCGGCTGATCCGGCTGCTGCAAGGGCAATTGCCCCTCGTTGACAGCCCCGACGGCCCGGTGACCGCCGATGTCCGGCTGATTGTCTCAACGAACCGCCATCTTGAGGAGATGGTCCGCAAAGACCTCTTCCGGGAGGATCTCTACAACCGGTTGAACGTGATCAGCCTCTTCATCCCGCCGTTGCGTGATCGCAAGGAGGACATCCCTGAACTTGTCTCCGTCTTTATCCAGAATTTCAACCGCCAATTCGGCTTTTCCGTCCAGAACGTGACACGGGAAGCTATGCAGGTCCTGATCAAATACCACTGGCCAGGGAATGTGAGGGAACTGCACTCGATGATCGAGCGGACCTACGACCTGGTCAAAGGCGACACGATCGATGTAGGCCACCTGCCCATGCACCTGCAGAAATACAACCATACAGACAAGACAGCGCCCCAGTCGCAGAGCCTGCAAGCCCTCCTGGAACAGACGGAAAAAACGGCGATCCTGCAGGCCATGCAGGCCGCCAACGGCAACAAGGTGCAGGCGGCCCATTTGCTCGGGATTTCCCGGGCCGGTCTCTACCAGAAGTTGGCCAAGTACCATATCGAAGAGTGA
- a CDS encoding cell wall hydrolase: MIVFMVFRRSWLRAGMLSAAFTLLLWGGAAVTPAHAWQYTTQPGDTFYSLGQRFGLPWTLIQGANKVEPSNLSTGKVLNIPDVFTYTVKSGDSLFLIANRFSSADWAIKELNGMTANDIYPGQVLKVPTGIGRQTQTASSGVSQSDVDLLARLIEAEASGEPYEGKVAVGAVVLNRTKSGKFPSSISGVIYDPLQFTPVRNGMINRPASALSQKAAQDALTGWDPSKGALFFFNPGKSSDGWMRQRVITTQIGGHLFAM, from the coding sequence ATGATCGTTTTCATGGTCTTCCGTCGTTCTTGGCTGCGCGCCGGGATGCTGTCGGCAGCTTTTACCCTCCTGCTCTGGGGAGGCGCCGCTGTAACACCGGCCCATGCCTGGCAGTACACGACCCAACCGGGGGACACCTTTTATTCACTGGGCCAGCGCTTCGGTCTTCCCTGGACGCTGATCCAGGGCGCCAACAAGGTGGAACCCAGCAACCTCTCGACCGGCAAAGTGCTGAACATTCCCGATGTCTTCACCTACACCGTCAAATCAGGCGACAGCCTTTTTCTCATCGCCAACCGCTTCAGTTCCGCCGATTGGGCGATTAAGGAACTGAACGGGATGACCGCCAACGATATTTATCCCGGTCAGGTCCTCAAGGTGCCTACGGGGATCGGCCGGCAAACGCAGACGGCAAGCAGCGGCGTCAGCCAGTCTGACGTGGACCTGTTGGCGCGGTTGATCGAGGCGGAGGCCTCCGGCGAGCCTTACGAAGGCAAAGTGGCCGTCGGCGCTGTGGTGCTCAACCGGACAAAAAGCGGAAAGTTCCCTTCCTCCATCTCCGGCGTTATCTATGATCCCTTGCAGTTCACGCCGGTGAGAAACGGCATGATCAACCGCCCTGCGAGCGCCCTCTCCCAAAAGGCGGCGCAGGACGCCCTGACTGGTTGGGATCCCTCCAAAGGCGCCCTCTTCTTCTTCAACCCCGGCAAGTCCTCTGATGGCTGGATGCGCCAGCGGGTGATCACCACTCAAATTGGCGGCCACCTCTTCGCCATGTAA
- the bshC gene encoding bacillithiol biosynthesis cysteine-adding enzyme BshC: MSFERTGSIFSGLAGAYIQREAHVVSLFPYAFPDEEALALRASRIAVTDPSTTNPYPRSELSALLEAYQRRLAELAGLEGAFNRAADQARRLAEADSLAVVTGQQAGLFTGPLYTVYKAVTCINLAKRLEEKTGRPVVPVFWVASEDHDFEEISHIELLQGEKAVPVTVTSRPEEDRFAVGHRTLPEDLAATLEGFLSLLPQSEHRPPWEETWHRLLTSPAGPHEHFAALLHRLLGPYGLVILDPLLPGLKQLPGCASFFASVLENEVALREGLSRGVEQIRELGYTPQVEKGPEETNLFYFHQGRRLAIVHDGGGYRLRGAEIAFSRDELLDLARRRPDLFSANVVTRPLLQDRLLPTAAYVAGPGEIAYFAAYRDVYSAMGMEMPPIVPRLSATIIEGFVDKLLERYALSFADVPAELEGRLKEELAAQDELGIEALFEELESRVRSAYLPAVERIARWDRQTEKLAEENLDRVIAQARFLRQKVEHRHRQRCQDTRNHFRKLELHLWPTAPQERVYNIFPYLLKYGSSLIETLLEAPVEWLDSHCLIRC, encoded by the coding sequence TTGTCTTTCGAACGAACCGGTTCCATCTTTTCCGGGCTCGCAGGCGCCTATATCCAAAGGGAGGCCCATGTGGTCTCCCTTTTTCCCTATGCCTTCCCCGATGAAGAGGCTCTGGCGCTCCGGGCCAGCCGAATTGCCGTAACAGACCCGTCCACAACAAACCCCTATCCCCGCTCGGAACTATCGGCTCTTCTGGAAGCGTATCAACGCCGGTTGGCAGAACTGGCGGGATTGGAGGGAGCCTTCAACCGGGCCGCCGACCAGGCGCGCCGCCTGGCCGAAGCGGATAGCCTTGCTGTGGTGACAGGTCAGCAGGCGGGCTTATTTACTGGTCCCCTGTACACGGTCTACAAAGCCGTCACCTGTATCAACCTAGCCAAGCGGTTGGAGGAAAAAACCGGTCGGCCTGTTGTCCCAGTCTTCTGGGTCGCCTCAGAGGACCATGATTTTGAGGAGATCTCTCATATCGAACTTCTTCAGGGGGAAAAAGCCGTCCCTGTCACCGTGACCAGCCGCCCAGAAGAGGACCGCTTTGCCGTGGGCCACCGCACCCTGCCGGAGGACCTGGCGGCAACCCTCGAAGGTTTTTTATCCCTTTTGCCCCAAAGCGAACATAGGCCGCCATGGGAGGAAACCTGGCATCGTTTGCTGACCAGTCCCGCAGGGCCCCATGAGCACTTCGCCGCCCTGTTGCACAGGCTGTTGGGTCCTTACGGCCTCGTCATCCTCGATCCGCTCCTCCCAGGCCTGAAGCAACTGCCGGGATGCGCATCCTTCTTTGCCAGTGTTCTCGAAAACGAAGTGGCACTACGGGAAGGACTATCCCGGGGCGTCGAACAGATCCGGGAACTGGGCTACACGCCCCAGGTCGAAAAGGGACCGGAAGAGACGAACCTTTTTTACTTTCATCAAGGCCGCCGGCTGGCCATCGTTCATGACGGCGGAGGTTACCGCCTCCGGGGCGCCGAAATCGCCTTCAGCCGCGACGAACTGCTCGATCTGGCGCGGCGTCGGCCCGACTTGTTTTCAGCCAATGTGGTCACGCGCCCGCTCCTCCAGGATCGCCTCCTGCCTACGGCGGCCTATGTGGCCGGTCCCGGCGAGATCGCCTACTTTGCCGCCTACCGGGATGTCTATAGCGCCATGGGCATGGAGATGCCGCCCATCGTTCCCCGGCTTAGCGCTACAATCATCGAGGGCTTTGTCGACAAACTGCTTGAGCGCTACGCCCTTTCCTTCGCCGACGTGCCGGCGGAACTCGAAGGGCGGTTGAAGGAAGAATTGGCAGCCCAGGACGAACTGGGCATCGAAGCGCTCTTCGAGGAACTTGAATCGCGGGTACGGTCGGCCTACCTGCCGGCAGTTGAACGGATCGCCCGTTGGGATCGGCAGACGGAAAAACTCGCCGAAGAGAATTTGGATCGCGTCATCGCCCAAGCGCGCTTTTTGCGCCAGAAGGTTGAACACCGGCACCGCCAGCGCTGCCAGGACACGCGAAATCACTTCCGCAAATTGGAACTACACCTCTGGCCGACCGCCCCACAGGAACGGGTCTACAACATCTTCCCTTATCTTTTAAAATACGGTTCCTCTCTGATTGAAACGCTCTTGGAAGCGCCCGTCGAGTGGCTCGACTCCCACTGCTTGATCCGGTGCTGA
- the selD gene encoding selenide, water dikinase SelD yields MSSKAGUAAKIGPADLAQVLGYLPPKPDDPNLLVGLEYSDDAGVYRLSPDLALVQTVDFFTPIVDDPYLFGQIAAANALSDVYAMGGRPVTALNLVAFPTKSLPMKVLGEILRGGADKVREAGAVLLGGHSIEDKEPKYGLAVTGVVHPDRVWTNGGARPGDGLILTKPLGIGIISTAIKNGKASPEAVTAATEAMTTLNKTAAEVLSDFSVGGCTDITGFGLLGHGLEMARASRCSLLIRAGEVPIIPEARDYAIAGYVPGGSKCNLSTVSPQLRLAADLPPETGILLADAITSGGLLVSLPEKEVEAAIAALHQAGVTGARNIGSVSGDAPGTITVLSE; encoded by the coding sequence ATGTCCAGCAAGGCTGGGTGAGCAGCCAAAATCGGTCCTGCGGACCTAGCCCAGGTCTTGGGCTACTTACCTCCAAAACCAGACGACCCCAACCTGCTCGTCGGCTTGGAATACAGCGATGACGCCGGCGTATACCGGCTGTCGCCGGATTTGGCGCTCGTGCAGACCGTTGACTTTTTTACGCCGATCGTCGACGATCCCTATCTCTTCGGGCAAATCGCCGCCGCCAACGCCCTCTCCGACGTGTACGCTATGGGCGGACGGCCGGTGACGGCCCTCAATCTTGTCGCCTTTCCCACTAAATCGCTGCCCATGAAGGTCCTCGGCGAGATCCTGCGCGGCGGCGCCGACAAGGTGCGCGAAGCCGGCGCCGTCTTGCTCGGCGGCCACTCCATTGAGGACAAGGAGCCCAAGTACGGTCTCGCCGTCACTGGCGTCGTCCATCCCGACCGGGTCTGGACCAACGGCGGCGCCCGGCCCGGTGACGGGTTGATCCTGACCAAGCCGCTGGGGATCGGCATCATCTCAACGGCCATCAAAAACGGCAAAGCCTCCCCGGAGGCCGTAACGGCGGCCACCGAAGCGATGACTACCCTCAATAAAACGGCGGCGGAGGTTCTTTCCGACTTTTCCGTCGGCGGATGCACCGATATCACCGGCTTCGGTCTCCTCGGCCACGGCCTGGAGATGGCCCGGGCGTCTCGATGCAGCCTCCTGATCCGCGCCGGCGAGGTTCCCATCATCCCCGAAGCCCGCGACTACGCCATCGCCGGATACGTCCCCGGCGGTTCCAAATGCAACCTGTCCACTGTTTCGCCGCAGCTTCGTCTGGCGGCGGATTTGCCGCCAGAAACGGGTATCCTGCTGGCAGATGCCATCACCTCCGGAGGCCTGCTCGTCTCCCTGCCGGAAAAAGAGGTGGAAGCGGCGATCGCGGCGCTTCATCAAGCCGGTGTGACCGGCGCCCGTAACATCGGCAGCGTCTCCGGCGACGCGCCGGGCACAATCACTGTTCTGTCGGAATAG
- the selA gene encoding L-seryl-tRNA(Sec) selenium transferase, with amino-acid sequence MNQEPGIFAYLRRLPAVHLVAAQPELRERSDAIGQARLVAAIQTALDHLRQQIQGVKSLEALKQIDITPQRVSRAALALLEAQERPRLQQVINATGVILHTNLGRAPLADEALIAIQRAASGYSNLELDLASGKRGERYDHVRDLLCHLTGAEAALVVNNNAAAVLLVLTALARDREVILSRGEMIEIGGSFRIPDVMLQSGARLVEVGTTNKTRISDYAGAITDQTALLLKVHPSNYRIIGFTESTAREDLVRLGQERGVPVVEDLGSGALLDGDGSGCFFGEPTVSQVVRSGIDVVTFSGDKLLGGPQGGIIAGKRCWIDRIAKHPLTRALRVDKLTLAALEATLHLYLRPEAAREQIPVLRALHRDEAEIREEAEMLAASLRSALEAAFAPDPATTPAATPVPTPTAVSFIAQAMVQPNGKAINRKGRMPAGDSLVRVEKSYAQVGGGALPELQIPSWAVVVSPRASARQLAEDLRCGEIPVLGRVQSEELWLDLRTVTAAQATVLPRLVSAVF; translated from the coding sequence ATGAACCAGGAACCAGGAATCTTCGCCTATTTGCGGCGCCTCCCCGCCGTCCATCTTGTCGCGGCGCAGCCTGAACTTCGGGAAAGATCGGATGCCATTGGACAAGCGCGACTGGTAGCGGCCATTCAGACCGCCCTCGATCATCTGCGTCAACAAATCCAGGGGGTCAAATCACTTGAAGCGCTCAAACAGATCGATATCACGCCGCAACGCGTCAGTCGAGCGGCGCTGGCCTTGCTGGAGGCGCAGGAGCGACCGCGTCTCCAGCAAGTGATCAACGCCACCGGCGTGATTCTCCATACGAACCTCGGCCGCGCGCCCCTGGCCGACGAGGCCTTGATCGCCATCCAAAGGGCCGCGTCGGGTTATTCGAACCTGGAACTCGATTTGGCCTCAGGCAAGCGGGGGGAGCGCTATGACCATGTGCGGGACCTGCTCTGCCACTTGACCGGCGCCGAAGCGGCCCTTGTCGTCAACAATAACGCCGCTGCGGTCCTCTTGGTCCTTACGGCCTTAGCCAGAGACCGGGAGGTCATCCTTTCGCGGGGCGAAATGATCGAGATCGGCGGTTCTTTCCGCATCCCTGACGTGATGCTCCAAAGCGGCGCCCGGCTCGTCGAGGTGGGCACGACAAACAAGACCCGGATCTCCGACTATGCAGGCGCCATTACTGATCAGACGGCGCTTCTGTTGAAAGTCCACCCCAGCAACTACCGGATCATCGGTTTTACCGAATCGACAGCGCGAGAGGACCTAGTCCGTCTTGGGCAGGAGCGGGGCGTCCCTGTTGTGGAAGATCTGGGCAGCGGGGCGTTGCTGGATGGTGACGGTTCCGGATGCTTTTTTGGCGAGCCCACTGTTTCCCAGGTGGTCCGCTCTGGCATAGATGTCGTCACCTTCAGCGGTGACAAGCTCCTCGGCGGACCTCAAGGGGGAATCATCGCCGGCAAGCGCTGCTGGATCGACCGGATCGCCAAGCATCCGCTCACACGGGCGCTGCGTGTCGACAAATTGACCCTGGCCGCGCTGGAAGCGACCCTTCATCTCTACCTGCGACCAGAAGCGGCCCGAGAACAGATTCCCGTCCTCCGGGCGCTGCATCGTGATGAAGCGGAAATCCGTGAAGAGGCGGAAATGCTTGCCGCATCGCTGCGCTCGGCCCTGGAAGCCGCCTTCGCACCCGATCCGGCAACAACCCCCGCAGCGACTCCCGTTCCGACCCCCACGGCTGTCTCGTTCATTGCGCAGGCAATGGTGCAACCGAATGGGAAAGCGATCAACCGAAAAGGGAGAATGCCGGCAGGAGACAGCCTGGTTCGCGTGGAAAAAAGCTATGCCCAGGTGGGCGGAGGCGCCTTGCCTGAGCTGCAGATCCCCAGTTGGGCCGTTGTCGTTTCGCCGCGAGCCAGCGCCCGACAGTTGGCGGAGGACCTGCGCTGCGGCGAGATCCCCGTCCTCGGGCGGGTGCAGTCGGAAGAACTCTGGCTGGATCTGCGGACGGTCACTGCGGCGCAGGCAACCGTGCTGCCCCGTCTTGTGTCGGCTGTTTTCTAA
- a CDS encoding FeoA family protein: MRLSLDRVKRGQQVVIRSLPDERIRAQAIRFGIAEGAEVVCQEIIPAGPIVIRKNKQEIAIGRDLARRIDVELVS; the protein is encoded by the coding sequence ATGCGACTTTCCCTCGACCGGGTCAAAAGAGGCCAGCAGGTCGTCATCCGTTCCCTTCCTGACGAGAGGATCCGTGCGCAAGCCATCCGCTTCGGCATCGCCGAGGGCGCTGAGGTGGTTTGTCAGGAGATCATCCCCGCCGGTCCCATCGTCATCCGCAAAAACAAACAGGAAATTGCCATCGGGCGAGATCTGGCCAGGCGAATCGATGTGGAACTCGTCAGTTGA
- a CDS encoding DUF362 domain-containing protein, which translates to MTHTINDDCVNCGACAPECPTNAISEGPDKYIIDADNCIDCGACADVCPVGAPRPEGDQK; encoded by the coding sequence ATGACCCATACCATCAACGACGACTGTGTCAACTGCGGCGCCTGCGCCCCCGAATGCCCGACGAATGCCATCAGCGAAGGCCCTGACAAGTACATCATTGATGCCGACAATTGCATCGATTGCGGCGCCTGCGCCGATGTCTGCCCCGTTGGCGCTCCCCGTCCGGAAGGGGACCAAAAATAA